A window of the Mus pahari chromosome 1, PAHARI_EIJ_v1.1, whole genome shotgun sequence genome harbors these coding sequences:
- the LOC110313207 gene encoding olfactory receptor 51G2-like — MALSNSSGSVSSTFYLTGIPGYEEFHHWISIPFCLIYIIGVTGNCSILHIVRTDPRLHEPMYYFLAMLSLTDMAMSLPAMVSLFRVLWSISREIQFNMCLFQMFLIHTFSFTESSVLLAMALDRYVAICHPLRYATILTPKLIAKIGIAAFLRSAIPFIPLLVRLVSFSFCRSHVLSHSYCLHQDIIRLACNDIRFNIIYGMVVLLMLWGMDSLGILITYVFILHSVLRIASREGRLXALNTCASHICAVLILYVPMIGLSIVHRFAKHSSPFVHIFMAHIYLMVPPVLNPIIYSVKTKQIRQGIFHLICPHKINSSAM, encoded by the coding sequence ATGGCACTGTCTAATTCCAGTGGCAGTGTGTCCTCCACTTTCTATCTCACAGGTATCCCTGGCTATGAGGAATTTCATCACTGGATTTCCATCCCATTCTGCCTTATCTACATTATTGGGGTAACAGGAAACTGTTCCATCTTGCACATTGTACGTACTGACCCCAGACTCCACGAGCCCATGTATTACTTCCTGGCTATGCTTTCACTCACTGACATGGCCATGTCCTTGCCTGCTATGGTATCACTTTTCAGGGTGTTATGGTCTATTTCCCGAGAAATCCAGTTCAATATGTGCTTGTTCCAAATGTTTCTGATTCATACTTTTTCCTTCACTGAATCATCTGTGCTCTTGGCCATGGCCCTTGACCGTTATGTGGCTATCTGCCACCCCCTGAGATATGCTACCATTCTCACACCGAAACTAATTGCCAAGATTGGAATCGCAGCCTTCCTTAGGAGTGCTATTCCATTCATTCCTCTCCTGGTTCGTCTAGTATCCTTTTCCTTCTGCCGCTCCCATGTCCTTTCACATTCTTATTGTCTGCACCAGGACATAATCCGTCTTGCCTGCAATGACATCAGGTTTAATATTATCTATGGAATGGTTGTGCTTCTTATGCTGTGGGGAATGGATTCTTTGGGTATTTTAATAACTTATGTTTTCATCCTTCACTCAGTGTTAAGAATTGCATCCCGGGAGGGTAGGCTTAANGCACTCAACACATGTGCATCCCACATCTGTGCTGTGCTCATTCTATATGTGCCTATGATAGGGTTGTCTATTGTCCACCGTTTTGCCAAACATTCCTCTCCCTTTGTTCATATCTTCATGGCTCATATTTACTTAATGGTGCCACCAGTGCTCAACCCAATCATCTATAGTGTGAAGACCAAGCAGATCAGACAAGGAATCTTCCATTTGATCTGTCCCCACAAAATCAATTCTTCTGCAATGTAA